One window from the genome of Roseomonas haemaphysalidis encodes:
- a CDS encoding peroxiredoxin: MTIQTGDRFPDTKLTQATAEGPREVSSTDLFKGRTVVLFGVPGAFTPTCSARHLPGFVQQAAELKAKGVDAIACMSVNDAFVLQAWARDQGITDEVTLLADGSATLTKALGLDMDLTARGMGVRCKRFALVAKDGVVAYLGIEEPGAFEVSKAEAVLAAL, encoded by the coding sequence ACCGCCGAGGGCCCGCGCGAGGTGTCCAGCACCGACCTGTTCAAGGGCCGCACGGTGGTGCTGTTCGGCGTGCCCGGCGCCTTTACCCCCACCTGCTCCGCCCGCCACCTGCCGGGCTTCGTGCAGCAGGCGGCCGAGCTGAAGGCCAAGGGCGTGGATGCCATCGCCTGCATGTCGGTGAACGACGCCTTCGTGCTGCAGGCCTGGGCGCGCGACCAGGGCATCACGGACGAGGTGACCCTGCTGGCCGATGGCTCCGCCACCCTGACCAAGGCGCTGGGGCTGGACATGGACCTGACGGCGCGCGGCATGGGCGTGCGCTGCAAGCGCTTCGCCCTGGTGGCCAAGGATGGGGTGGTCGCCTACCTCGGCATCGAGGAGCCGGGGGCGTTCGAGGTGTCCAAGGCGGAGGCGGTGCTTGCCGCGCTTTGA
- a CDS encoding acyl-CoA dehydrogenase → MNALTPLTTRASFDWQDPLLLDSQLSEDERMIRDAAQAYCQDKLFPRVLEANRHERFDREIMNEFGEMGFLGATLDSHGCAGVNYVSYGLIAREVERVDSGYRSAFSVQSSLAMFPIWAYGTDALKDRLLPGMQKGELVGCFGLTEPDAGSDPSSMRTRAKSVDGGVLVSGSKTWITNSPIADVFVVWAKDDAGDVRGYVLEKGMKGLTAPKIEGKFSLRASITGMIMMDEVFVPDENKLDVKGLKGPFSCLNRARYGIAWGALGAAEFCWLAAREYTMNRQMFGRPLAQTQLVQKKLADMQTEITLGLHAVLQLGRLFDDNRMAPEMISLLKRNNCGKALDIARVSRDMHGGNGIADEYHVIRHVMNLEAVNTYEGTHDVHALILGRAQTGLNAFG, encoded by the coding sequence ATGAATGCCCTGACCCCGCTGACCACCCGCGCCAGCTTCGACTGGCAGGACCCGCTGCTGCTGGACAGCCAGCTGAGCGAGGACGAGCGGATGATCCGCGACGCCGCGCAGGCCTATTGCCAGGACAAGCTGTTTCCGCGCGTGCTGGAAGCCAACCGCCATGAGCGCTTCGACCGCGAGATCATGAACGAGTTCGGCGAGATGGGCTTTCTGGGCGCGACGCTCGACAGCCATGGCTGCGCCGGCGTCAACTACGTGTCCTATGGCCTGATCGCGCGCGAGGTGGAGCGGGTCGATTCCGGCTACCGCTCGGCCTTTTCCGTGCAGTCCTCGCTGGCGATGTTTCCCATCTGGGCCTACGGCACGGACGCGCTGAAGGACCGGCTGCTGCCCGGCATGCAGAAGGGCGAGCTGGTGGGCTGCTTCGGCCTGACCGAGCCGGATGCGGGCTCCGACCCCTCCTCCATGCGCACCCGCGCCAAGTCGGTCGATGGCGGCGTGCTGGTCAGCGGCTCCAAGACCTGGATCACCAACTCCCCCATCGCCGACGTCTTCGTGGTCTGGGCCAAGGACGACGCGGGCGACGTGCGCGGCTACGTGCTTGAGAAGGGCATGAAGGGCCTGACCGCGCCCAAGATCGAGGGCAAGTTCTCGCTGCGCGCCTCCATCACCGGCATGATCATGATGGACGAGGTCTTCGTCCCCGATGAGAACAAGCTAGACGTGAAGGGCCTCAAGGGTCCCTTCTCCTGCCTCAACCGCGCCCGCTACGGCATCGCCTGGGGCGCGCTGGGGGCGGCGGAGTTCTGCTGGCTGGCGGCGCGCGAATACACCATGAACCGCCAGATGTTCGGCCGCCCGCTGGCGCAGACCCAGCTGGTGCAGAAGAAGCTGGCGGACATGCAGACCGAGATCACGCTGGGCCTGCATGCCGTGCTGCAGCTCGGCCGGCTGTTCGACGACAACCGCATGGCGCCGGAGATGATCTCCCTGCTGAAGCGCAACAACTGCGGCAAGGCGCTCGACATCGCCCGCGTGTCGCGGGACATGCACGGCGGCAACGGCATCGCCGACGAGTACCACGTGATCCGCCATGTGATGAACCTGGAAGCGGTCAACACCTACGAGGGCACGCACGACGTGCACGCCCTGATCCTGGGCCGCGCGCAGACCGGCCTGAACGCCTTCGGCTGA
- a CDS encoding DEAD/DEAH box helicase, whose product MRPAAWPAKGPLLSDQPEAPAFTAAENEHSDALPQPDALPGDTPADGPPEAPVTAEDDAPAAPLSEAEHQAAEEAASWTQHEDETPRVVFEDLGLSELLLKGVEDVGYRHPTPIQEQAIPIVLMGRDVLGCAQTGTGKTASFVLPMMDILAGSRAKARMPRSLILEPTRELALQVAENFVKYGQHMKLTHALLIGGESMNDQRDALDKGVDVLIATPGRLLDLFDRGRVMLADCKILVIDEADRMLDMGFIPDVERIVSMLPPLRQTLFFSATMAPEIRKLADAFLQNPKEITVSAPASVATTITAGLVLVAEGDKRRALRRLVQREKVQNALIFCNRKRDVDVLYKSLSKHGFSVGALHGDLPQSVRFATLEKFKNNELQLLVCSDVAARGIDIGGLSHVFNFDLPFHAEDYVHRIGRTGRAGREGHAYSIATADDAKLLSAIEGLTGREIPRITVDGIDTVTEEELAEARDSKTRGRGRGGRGKEAAGAKGRDGRGRRDDKPRDDKPREDRPRRDDAPRDEIQRRGRRRDEEAPRVAEPAAVDAPPAPPREEGYRNREEHRRHREEERARAPREERAARDERPRRDDRPRDDSRRDEHRRGGRDRDDLGPPVVGFGDQVPAFMLIPMPRPRRDRVAEAAAEPAADREADAA is encoded by the coding sequence ATGAGGCCCGCCGCATGGCCGGCGAAGGGACCACTGTTGAGCGATCAGCCTGAAGCGCCCGCGTTCACCGCGGCCGAGAACGAGCATTCCGACGCCCTGCCCCAGCCGGACGCCCTGCCCGGCGACACCCCGGCGGACGGCCCGCCGGAAGCGCCCGTGACGGCGGAGGACGACGCGCCCGCCGCGCCGCTGAGCGAGGCTGAGCACCAGGCCGCCGAGGAAGCCGCGTCCTGGACGCAGCACGAGGACGAGACGCCGCGCGTGGTGTTCGAGGACCTTGGCCTGTCCGAGCTGCTGCTCAAGGGCGTCGAGGATGTCGGCTACCGCCACCCGACGCCGATCCAGGAGCAGGCCATCCCCATCGTGCTGATGGGCCGCGACGTTCTGGGCTGCGCGCAGACCGGCACCGGCAAGACCGCCTCCTTCGTGCTGCCGATGATGGACATCCTGGCCGGCTCGCGCGCCAAGGCGCGCATGCCGCGCTCGCTGATCCTGGAGCCGACGCGCGAGCTGGCGCTGCAGGTGGCCGAGAACTTCGTGAAGTACGGGCAGCACATGAAGCTGACCCACGCCCTGCTGATCGGCGGCGAAAGCATGAACGACCAGCGCGACGCGCTGGACAAGGGCGTGGACGTGCTGATCGCGACGCCGGGCCGGCTGCTGGACCTGTTCGACCGCGGCCGCGTGATGCTGGCCGACTGCAAGATCCTGGTGATCGACGAGGCGGACCGCATGCTGGACATGGGGTTCATCCCTGATGTCGAGCGCATCGTCTCCATGCTGCCGCCGCTGCGCCAGACGCTGTTCTTCTCGGCCACCATGGCGCCCGAGATCCGCAAGCTGGCCGACGCCTTCCTGCAGAACCCCAAGGAGATCACGGTGTCCGCCCCCGCCTCGGTGGCCACCACGATCACCGCCGGGCTGGTGCTGGTGGCCGAGGGCGACAAGCGCCGCGCCCTGCGCCGCTTGGTGCAGCGCGAGAAGGTGCAGAACGCCCTGATCTTCTGCAACCGCAAGCGCGACGTGGACGTGCTGTACAAGAGCCTGTCCAAGCACGGCTTCTCGGTCGGTGCGCTGCATGGCGACCTGCCGCAGTCGGTGCGCTTCGCGACGCTGGAGAAATTCAAGAACAACGAGCTGCAGCTCCTGGTGTGCTCGGATGTCGCGGCGCGCGGCATCGACATCGGCGGGCTGAGCCACGTGTTCAACTTCGACCTGCCCTTCCATGCGGAGGACTATGTCCACCGCATCGGCCGCACCGGCCGCGCCGGGCGCGAAGGCCACGCCTATTCCATCGCGACCGCTGATGACGCCAAGCTGCTGTCCGCGATCGAGGGGCTGACCGGCCGCGAGATCCCGCGCATCACCGTGGACGGCATCGACACGGTGACCGAGGAGGAGCTGGCCGAGGCCCGGGACTCCAAGACCCGTGGCCGCGGCCGTGGCGGCCGGGGCAAGGAAGCCGCCGGTGCCAAGGGCCGCGACGGCCGTGGCCGCCGCGACGACAAGCCGCGTGACGACAAGCCGCGCGAGGACCGCCCGCGCCGCGACGACGCGCCGCGCGACGAGATCCAGCGCCGCGGCCGCCGCCGCGACGAGGAAGCCCCGCGCGTGGCCGAGCCCGCCGCCGTGGACGCCCCCCCCGCCCCCCCGCGCGAGGAGGGCTACCGCAACCGCGAGGAGCACCGCCGCCACCGCGAGGAGGAGCGCGCCCGCGCCCCGCGCGAGGAGCGTGCCGCCCGCGACGAGCGCCCGCGCCGCGACGACCGCCCGCGCGACGACAGCCGGCGCGACGAGCACCGCCGCGGCGGACGCGACCGCGACGACCTGGGCCCGCCGGTGGTGGGCTTCGGCGACCAGGTGCCGGCCTTCATGCTGATCCCGATGCCGCGCCCGCGGCGCGACCGGGTGGCCGAGGCCGCCGCCGAGCCGGCCGCCGACCGCGAGGCCGACGCCGCCTGA